The proteins below are encoded in one region of Roseofilum capinflatum BLCC-M114:
- a CDS encoding glutaminase, producing the protein MRDLNSITQSTVEQWLTDIERLDLSGELPSYIPQLAKVDPQHMGIYIQSLDRPGYGWGERDVPLMSVIKPFVLLYALEQMGMDKIKAIVGHLPSDFPYNSVEQLQLDKGFPRNPMINSGAIALCSHLPGLTGIEKCQKFCDWLNDYGQTGLFLDGQLLASVESLPNRINQNLTKMLAQSGNLGSSEAVALDTYQRVCCLSSSLADLVKLGLGLIDPQARTNSEHQLWVTELIQTCGLYEYSREFSRLVGLPTKSGVSGVLLSLIPQQGAIAIYSPLLDSTGNSVVGMALLKQIAAYLHD; encoded by the coding sequence ATGAGAGATTTGAATAGCATAACTCAATCTACTGTAGAGCAATGGTTAACCGACATTGAACGGCTCGATTTGTCGGGGGAACTGCCCAGTTATATTCCTCAATTGGCTAAAGTCGATCCACAACATATGGGTATTTATATACAAAGTTTAGATCGTCCAGGGTATGGATGGGGGGAAAGGGATGTACCGTTGATGAGTGTGATTAAGCCATTTGTTTTGTTGTATGCTTTAGAACAGATGGGTATGGATAAAATCAAGGCAATTGTGGGTCATCTTCCTTCGGATTTTCCTTATAACTCGGTGGAGCAGTTGCAGCTCGATAAGGGATTTCCCCGAAATCCGATGATTAATAGTGGGGCGATCGCACTCTGTTCCCACTTGCCGGGTCTTACTGGTATAGAAAAATGCCAGAAATTCTGTGATTGGCTCAATGATTATGGTCAAACTGGCTTATTTTTGGATGGGCAACTTTTAGCGTCGGTAGAATCTTTACCCAATCGCATCAATCAGAATTTAACGAAAATGCTGGCACAATCGGGTAATTTGGGGAGTTCTGAAGCGGTGGCTTTAGATACCTATCAACGGGTTTGTTGTCTATCCTCAAGTCTGGCAGATTTAGTCAAATTGGGATTAGGATTAATTGACCCGCAAGCCCGCACGAACTCAGAGCATCAACTCTGGGTAACTGAGTTAATCCAAACCTGTGGATTATATGAATATTCCAGGGAATTTTCTCGTTTGGTGGGATTACCGACAAAATCGGGAGTCAGTGGAGTCTTATTGTCCTTAATTCCCCAGCAGGGGGCGATCGCGATTTATAGTCCTCTTCTTGATTCTACGGGAAATTCGGTTGTAGGCATGGCATTATTAAAACAAATAGCTGCTTATTTGCATGATTAA
- a CDS encoding ABC-F family ATP-binding cassette domain-containing protein gives MLRLEHISKIYSTGQVLYDINWEVKPGDRVGLVGVNGAGKSTQLKIIAGEIEPTSGEVIRPSNLKIAYLTQEFDVNPGDTVREEFWKVFHEANQVHHAIAEIQHQMQTATPEELDILIHKLDKQQRHFEALDGYGLDAQIEKMLPEMGFEPDDGDRLVSAFSGGWQMRIQLGKILLQSPDLLLLDEPTNHLDLETIEWLETYLKTSTLPMVIVSHDREFLDRLCTQIVETERGVSTTYLGNYSAYLEQKAEQKAAQQSAYENQQKELEKQQAYIERFRASATRSTQAKSREKQLDKIERIEAPVSDLKTLHFRFPPSPRSGRDVVNIKDLTYLYDEKILFLGASLGIERGDRIAILGPNGCGKSTLLRLMMGWEHPVEGSVSLGKHNVIPGYFEQNQAEALDLKKTVMDTIHDEVPDWTNEEVRTLLGRFLFSGAMVYKQVQALSGGEKARLALAKMLLQPANLLILDEPTNHLDIPAKEMLEEALQHYDGTAIVVSHDRYFISQVANKIVEIRDGEFQVYLGNYHYYLDKIAEEKEKAKLAEIAKAKAEKAAAKREKQKAKQKARKQAKAN, from the coding sequence ATGCTGCGATTAGAGCATATCAGCAAAATTTATTCGACTGGCCAAGTGCTATATGATATCAACTGGGAAGTAAAACCGGGCGATCGCGTGGGTTTAGTCGGGGTCAATGGGGCAGGAAAATCGACGCAGCTTAAGATTATTGCCGGGGAAATTGAGCCGACTTCTGGGGAGGTGATCCGGCCGTCCAATTTGAAGATCGCCTATTTAACCCAGGAATTTGATGTGAATCCTGGGGATACGGTGCGGGAAGAGTTTTGGAAAGTGTTTCATGAAGCGAACCAGGTTCATCATGCGATCGCCGAAATTCAGCATCAAATGCAAACCGCTACCCCAGAAGAGCTAGACATCTTAATCCATAAGCTGGATAAGCAACAACGGCATTTTGAAGCCCTGGATGGTTATGGGTTAGACGCGCAGATCGAGAAGATGTTACCGGAAATGGGATTTGAACCCGATGATGGCGATCGCCTCGTCAGTGCCTTTTCTGGAGGCTGGCAAATGCGGATTCAACTGGGTAAAATCCTCCTACAATCTCCCGATCTACTCCTCCTGGATGAGCCAACCAACCATTTAGACTTAGAAACCATTGAATGGTTAGAAACCTATCTGAAAACCTCCACCCTGCCCATGGTGATCGTCTCCCATGACCGGGAATTTCTCGATCGCCTCTGCACCCAAATCGTAGAAACCGAGCGCGGAGTTTCCACCACCTACCTCGGCAATTATTCCGCTTATCTGGAACAAAAAGCCGAGCAAAAAGCCGCCCAACAGAGTGCCTACGAAAATCAGCAAAAAGAACTCGAAAAACAACAAGCCTATATCGAACGCTTTCGCGCCAGTGCCACCCGCAGCACCCAAGCCAAAAGTCGCGAGAAACAGCTCGACAAAATAGAACGGATCGAAGCGCCTGTCAGTGACCTCAAAACCCTGCATTTCCGCTTTCCTCCTTCCCCCCGCAGTGGTCGGGATGTGGTCAATATCAAGGATTTGACCTATCTGTATGATGAGAAAATCCTGTTTCTGGGGGCATCTCTGGGGATCGAACGGGGCGATCGCATCGCCATTTTAGGGCCCAATGGTTGCGGAAAATCCACCCTACTTAGATTAATGATGGGCTGGGAACATCCAGTTGAAGGGAGCGTCAGCCTAGGAAAACATAACGTTATTCCCGGCTATTTTGAACAAAACCAAGCGGAAGCCTTAGACCTGAAGAAAACTGTCATGGATACCATTCATGATGAAGTCCCCGATTGGACAAATGAGGAAGTGCGTACCCTCTTAGGTCGCTTCTTATTTAGTGGAGCTATGGTTTATAAACAGGTGCAAGCCCTCAGTGGAGGGGAAAAAGCCCGGTTAGCTCTGGCGAAAATGCTCTTACAACCGGCAAACTTGTTAATCTTAGATGAACCGACCAACCATTTAGATATTCCCGCCAAAGAAATGTTGGAGGAAGCCCTTCAACATTATGATGGCACAGCGATCGTTGTCTCCCACGACCGTTATTTTATTTCTCAAGTCGCTAATAAAATTGTAGAAATTCGCGACGGTGAATTTCAAGTGTATCTGGGGAACTACCATTATTATCTCGATAAAATCGCCGAAGAGAAAGAAAAGGCGAAATTAGCGGAAATTGCCAAAGCTAAGGCGGAAAAAGCGGCCGCTAAACGGGAGAAGCAGAAAGCGAAGCAAAAGGCGAGAAAGCAAGCCAAAGCGAATTAA
- a CDS encoding peptidoglycan DD-metalloendopeptidase family protein: MWNFIPYLTLRKDPSQPLRKGECEKSPPSQGGLRGIGQFARQTDPPQPPLERGESKKSLSCQGRFRGIFISGACLILPLLWTLPSLAQIPTDEPSFIPLRPNPEQLCPKEPAIDRFIYHIIAPGETLNQIAANHQLMPSTLMGLNRSLRNGEAPVGTQIVIPPYDGVLVRIPVGKTWRDVAEAYGVPADALFEVNGCQQNPEMVFVPGVNWSPGRPSRETRTRLSAYPLPEIAPLLKGYGWYLNPQTSKREFSSGVDIRAPIGTPVSAVGDGIVAYAGDRGSYGQLVVINHPGGRQTRYAHLQTLQVSPGQTVRQGDRLGTVGTTGNPTFSIPHLHFEMRYRSAVGWVAEDPGLYIQALGRNLRY; this comes from the coding sequence ATGTGGAACTTTATACCCTATTTGACGCTCCGAAAAGATCCCTCCCAGCCCTTAAGAAAGGGGGAGTGTGAGAAAAGTCCCCCTTCTCAAGGGGGATTGAGGGGGATCGGGCAGTTCGCAAGACAAACCGATCCCCCCCAACCCCCCTTAGAAAGGGGGGAGAGCAAGAAAAGTCTCTCTTGTCAAGGGAGATTTAGGGGGATATTCATCTCTGGCGCGTGTTTAATTCTACCCTTACTTTGGACTCTCCCTAGCCTCGCCCAAATCCCCACAGACGAGCCATCGTTTATTCCCTTACGACCGAATCCAGAACAACTTTGCCCCAAAGAACCCGCTATAGATCGCTTTATTTATCACATCATTGCTCCGGGAGAAACCTTAAACCAGATTGCCGCCAACCATCAATTAATGCCCTCAACTTTAATGGGTCTCAATCGTTCCCTACGCAACGGAGAAGCCCCCGTAGGCACGCAAATTGTCATTCCGCCCTATGATGGGGTATTGGTACGGATTCCAGTGGGTAAAACTTGGCGAGATGTAGCGGAAGCTTACGGAGTGCCGGCCGATGCCCTGTTTGAGGTGAATGGATGTCAGCAGAACCCAGAAATGGTCTTTGTGCCAGGGGTAAACTGGTCTCCCGGTCGTCCATCCAGGGAAACACGAACCCGGCTCTCGGCCTATCCCCTGCCAGAGATTGCCCCCTTACTCAAGGGCTATGGTTGGTATTTAAATCCACAGACCTCTAAACGAGAATTTAGTAGTGGTGTAGATATTCGCGCTCCTATTGGTACTCCTGTGTCGGCGGTGGGGGATGGTATTGTGGCTTATGCTGGCGATCGCGGTTCCTATGGTCAACTGGTGGTCATTAACCATCCAGGAGGACGACAAACCCGTTACGCTCATCTGCAAACCCTTCAAGTTTCCCCCGGTCAAACCGTCCGTCAAGGAGACCGATTGGGAACTGTGGGAACCACGGGAAATCCGACATTTTCAATTCCCCATCTCCATTTTGAAATGCGCTATCGATCGGCTGTGGGTTGGGTGGCTGAAGATCCGGGGTTATATATTCAGGCTTTAGGTCGAAATCTACGGTACTGA
- the purH gene encoding bifunctional phosphoribosylaminoimidazolecarboxamide formyltransferase/IMP cyclohydrolase has product MAPLALLSTSDKTGLVDLARSLVEEFGFDLVSSGGTAKTLQESGLTVTKVSDYTGSPEILGGRVKTLHPRIHGGILARRNLHSDVQELADNEIRPIDLVVVNLYPFEQTIAKPDVSLEEAIENIDIGGPTLLRASAKNYAHLTVLCDPSDYDAYLTELRQQGGKASAEFRKERAIKAFAHTGAYDRAITAYLTGQQEELLPPEFSLSGQKRQTMRYGENPHQSAAWYQTGTGKEGWSGATQLQGKELSYNNLVDLEAARQIITEFTDQPAVAILKHTNPCGLAVADTLLEAYQKALAADSTSAFGGIVALNKPLDAATAQELKKMFLECVVAPGCDPEAEEILHKKSKLRVLVLPDLMQGPEVMIKSIAGGFLLQQSDRTISTPDQWQVVTEKQPTPEQLEELFFAWKVVKHVKSNAIVVTKNQTTCGIGAGQMNRVGAAQIALEQAGEKARGAILGSDAFFPFDDSVRTAAAAGIEAIVQPGGSLRDKDSIAAANELGIVMAFTGMRHFLH; this is encoded by the coding sequence ATGGCTCCTCTCGCCCTTCTTAGCACATCGGATAAAACGGGACTGGTGGATCTGGCCCGGAGTTTGGTGGAAGAATTTGGATTTGATTTAGTCAGTAGTGGAGGGACAGCGAAAACCCTACAAGAGTCTGGCTTAACGGTAACTAAGGTTTCTGACTATACGGGATCGCCGGAAATTTTAGGCGGCCGGGTGAAAACGCTTCATCCTCGCATTCATGGGGGAATTTTAGCGCGGCGAAATCTCCATAGTGACGTTCAGGAGTTGGCGGATAATGAGATTCGCCCGATTGATTTGGTGGTGGTGAATTTATACCCGTTTGAACAGACGATCGCCAAACCGGATGTGAGTTTAGAAGAGGCGATCGAAAATATCGATATTGGCGGCCCCACGCTCCTGCGAGCTTCGGCTAAAAATTATGCCCATTTAACTGTCCTCTGCGATCCGAGTGATTATGATGCTTATTTGACAGAACTGCGTCAGCAAGGGGGCAAAGCCTCCGCAGAATTTCGTAAAGAACGGGCGATTAAAGCCTTTGCCCATACTGGGGCTTATGACCGAGCCATTACTGCCTATTTAACCGGTCAGCAAGAGGAACTTCTTCCCCCTGAATTTAGCCTATCGGGCCAGAAGCGGCAAACCATGCGCTATGGGGAAAATCCCCACCAGAGCGCGGCTTGGTATCAGACAGGGACGGGAAAAGAGGGATGGTCTGGAGCCACCCAATTGCAAGGTAAGGAACTGAGCTATAACAATTTGGTGGATTTGGAAGCGGCGCGGCAAATTATTACCGAGTTTACGGATCAGCCAGCCGTGGCTATTTTGAAACATACGAATCCCTGTGGTCTGGCGGTGGCGGATACCTTGCTGGAAGCCTATCAGAAGGCGTTAGCGGCGGATTCTACTTCGGCATTTGGGGGGATTGTAGCCCTGAATAAACCCCTGGATGCAGCTACGGCCCAGGAGTTGAAGAAGATGTTCCTAGAATGTGTGGTGGCTCCGGGTTGCGATCCGGAGGCTGAGGAGATTTTACACAAGAAATCGAAGCTACGGGTGTTGGTTTTACCGGATCTGATGCAAGGGCCAGAAGTGATGATTAAGAGTATTGCCGGTGGGTTTTTGTTGCAACAGAGCGATCGCACCATTAGCACCCCGGATCAGTGGCAAGTGGTGACGGAAAAACAACCGACTCCAGAACAGTTAGAAGAGCTGTTTTTTGCTTGGAAGGTGGTCAAGCATGTGAAATCGAATGCGATCGTGGTGACGAAAAATCAAACGACCTGCGGGATTGGTGCGGGTCAAATGAACCGCGTAGGGGCGGCGCAAATCGCCCTAGAACAGGCAGGAGAAAAGGCTCGTGGGGCCATACTCGGTAGTGATGCGTTCTTCCCCTTTGACGACTCAGTACGGACGGCTGCGGCGGCTGGTATTGAGGCGATCGTCCAGCCTGGGGGCAGTCTGCGCGATAAGGATTCGATCGCCGCAGCCAATGAGTTAGGCATTGTGATGGCGTTCACCGGAATGCGCCATTTTCTACATTAA
- the larC gene encoding nickel pincer cofactor biosynthesis protein LarC — protein sequence MNKIGYLDCPTGLAGDMCLGALVDGGVPLEYLQEQLKSLQIEDEYQLRQETVTHHGQVGTKVHVDLSHSPHDHHDHHHQDHHHGSRHLPEIVDMIQGAKFPPRVEERSLAIFHRLALAEAAVHGIEPERVHFHEVGATDALVDIVGTCLGLEWLGIDRLFCSALPTGGGTVKAAHGILPVPAPAVLKLWEMAQVPVYSNGIERELVTPTGAAIATTLATSFGSVPSMRLEKVGLGAGSAQLPLPNLLRLWVGSPTEQQGLEQIAVLETQIDDLSPQAIAYCGDRLFTAGALDVFTQPITMKKSRLGILLTVICPPAQITACETVLFSETTTLGIRRTLQERSILRRELRSLETPYGSVQVKLAWQGEQLSNLQPEYEDCAQLARQHNLPWRQIYQTALELARATYSALRC from the coding sequence ATGAATAAAATAGGGTATCTCGATTGTCCCACCGGTTTAGCCGGTGATATGTGTTTGGGAGCTTTGGTGGATGGAGGAGTTCCTCTAGAATACCTGCAAGAGCAATTAAAATCCTTACAAATAGAGGATGAGTATCAGTTACGCCAGGAAACGGTCACCCATCACGGCCAAGTCGGCACTAAAGTGCATGTGGATCTGAGTCACTCCCCTCACGATCATCACGATCATCACCATCAGGATCATCACCACGGAAGCCGCCATTTACCGGAAATTGTGGACATGATTCAGGGGGCGAAATTTCCGCCACGGGTGGAAGAGCGTAGTTTAGCTATTTTTCACCGTTTGGCCTTAGCGGAGGCGGCAGTTCATGGCATTGAACCGGAGCGGGTGCATTTCCATGAGGTGGGGGCGACCGATGCTTTGGTGGATATTGTGGGCACTTGTTTGGGGTTGGAGTGGTTAGGGATCGATCGCCTATTTTGTTCGGCTTTGCCCACGGGAGGAGGTACAGTCAAGGCGGCCCATGGGATTTTACCGGTTCCTGCGCCAGCCGTGCTGAAGTTGTGGGAAATGGCCCAGGTTCCGGTGTACAGTAATGGCATTGAGCGGGAGTTGGTGACCCCTACGGGGGCGGCGATCGCCACTACATTAGCCACAAGTTTCGGTTCAGTTCCCTCCATGAGGTTAGAGAAGGTGGGACTAGGAGCAGGATCGGCCCAGTTACCCCTACCCAATTTGCTGCGCTTGTGGGTGGGTTCCCCAACCGAACAACAGGGTTTAGAACAGATCGCGGTGCTGGAAACTCAGATCGATGACCTCAGTCCCCAGGCGATCGCTTATTGTGGCGATCGACTCTTTACTGCCGGAGCCTTAGATGTATTTACCCAACCCATCACCATGAAAAAATCCCGCCTAGGGATACTCTTAACCGTCATTTGTCCACCCGCTCAAATTACCGCCTGTGAAACCGTATTATTTAGCGAAACCACTACATTAGGCATTCGCCGCACTCTCCAAGAGCGTTCTATTTTACGTCGAGAACTGCGATCTCTAGAAACGCCCTATGGTTCCGTTCAGGTTAAATTAGCGTGGCAAGGGGAACAACTCTCCAATCTACAACCCGAATATGAAGACTGCGCCCAACTTGCCCGCCAACACAACTTACCCTGGCGACAAATTTATCAAACTGCCCTAGAATTAGCGCGAGCCACTTACAGCGCTTTGCGCTGTTAA
- a CDS encoding L-threonylcarbamoyladenylate synthase translates to MAILYTLHPETPQQRTLQEIKEALQDGAVMLYPTDTVYAIGCDLSVKSGIERVRRIKQLSNDKPLTFLCSSLSNVASYAIVSDVAYRIMKRLIPGPYTFLLPATKAVPRLVMSPKRRTTGIRVPNNPICLGLLEALENPLISTSAHLVGDEEMSASPSAPEYTSTQELFDRLDKLVDIIIDDGLPVQSDVSTVLDLTSMEPKVVREGLGWEAASDWVSEAS, encoded by the coding sequence ATGGCAATTCTGTATACCCTGCATCCAGAAACACCGCAACAGCGAACCCTCCAAGAGATCAAAGAGGCTCTTCAAGATGGAGCGGTGATGTTATATCCTACCGATACCGTATATGCGATCGGCTGCGATCTGAGTGTTAAATCAGGTATTGAGCGCGTTAGACGGATTAAACAACTCTCTAATGATAAACCGTTAACCTTCCTCTGTTCCTCCCTGTCCAATGTGGCCAGCTATGCCATCGTCAGCGATGTGGCCTATCGAATTATGAAGCGTTTAATTCCTGGCCCCTATACTTTCTTGCTCCCAGCAACCAAGGCGGTTCCCCGGTTGGTGATGTCTCCCAAACGCCGAACAACCGGGATTCGAGTCCCCAATAATCCCATCTGCTTAGGTCTGTTGGAAGCCTTAGAGAATCCTCTGATCTCCACCTCCGCGCACTTAGTGGGGGATGAGGAAATGTCGGCTAGTCCCAGCGCTCCTGAATATACCTCAACCCAAGAACTATTTGACCGTTTGGATAAGCTAGTCGATATCATTATTGATGATGGTTTACCCGTCCAGTCAGACGTTTCCACCGTTTTGGATTTAACGTCAATGGAACCAAAAGTGGTACGTGAAGGTCTGGGATGGGAAGCAGCATCGGATTGGGTGTCCGAGGCTTCTTAG
- a CDS encoding HetZ-related protein: MNTKSSPSVTLKSNPSLTPVNSCATASAQLPESSEPVMDVEALRELISRELRSAMQINCRSIHGVAERMAREVERICQKSDRIQKSGIIESWQRTLAHNRIEKCLQYYKLGSRQGRSELHSNLSVMVYRHVAKSSARLGFKARYSLIEDFMQGFYVETLKAFRRENDVAENYSPRTRLELAEYMGFTEQYAKRRIHLPGGISQRLIVLRAQGFSRRQPQEMSVDMEMAVESGKTEEAQMYSRDPALHQIREKMVAGAIDPSESVLRDRVIRELTEYLQSQEQFDCIDYLNLKLQDFSATEIDETLGLTPRERDYLQQRFKYHVEKFSRFHNWHLVHQWLGADLDQNLGMAPAQWEDFFNQLAPEQQQLFQLKQAGVEDAEIATAIGCTPKQLQKRWNKLLELAWKARNQANA; encoded by the coding sequence ATGAATACTAAGTCCAGCCCTTCTGTTACCCTTAAATCCAACCCTTCTTTAACACCTGTTAACTCTTGTGCAACTGCAAGCGCCCAACTTCCGGAGTCTTCTGAGCCGGTGATGGATGTAGAGGCTCTACGAGAGTTGATTAGCAGAGAGCTTCGCAGTGCAATGCAGATTAACTGTCGCTCCATTCATGGGGTAGCTGAACGGATGGCGCGGGAAGTGGAACGCATTTGCCAAAAGAGCGATCGCATTCAAAAATCAGGAATTATCGAATCTTGGCAACGGACTCTAGCCCATAACCGGATTGAGAAATGCCTACAATACTATAAACTCGGCTCCCGTCAGGGGCGCAGTGAACTCCATAGTAATCTGAGTGTGATGGTTTATCGCCATGTGGCTAAAAGTAGCGCTCGCTTAGGATTTAAGGCTCGCTATAGTTTGATTGAAGACTTCATGCAAGGGTTTTATGTGGAAACGCTGAAAGCGTTCCGGCGGGAAAATGATGTGGCGGAAAATTATAGCCCCCGCACCCGCTTAGAGTTAGCTGAGTATATGGGGTTTACGGAACAATATGCCAAACGACGCATTCATTTACCTGGTGGTATTTCCCAACGGTTAATTGTCCTCAGAGCGCAAGGGTTTTCTCGCCGTCAGCCCCAAGAGATGTCCGTGGATATGGAAATGGCCGTAGAATCGGGTAAGACGGAAGAAGCGCAAATGTACAGCCGCGATCCTGCTCTGCATCAAATTCGGGAGAAAATGGTGGCTGGTGCGATCGATCCTTCGGAGTCGGTACTGCGCGATCGCGTGATTCGGGAATTAACTGAATATCTCCAATCTCAGGAACAATTTGATTGTATCGATTACCTGAATCTCAAACTGCAAGATTTTTCTGCTACCGAAATTGATGAAACTTTGGGCTTAACCCCTCGCGAACGGGACTATCTCCAACAACGGTTTAAGTACCATGTAGAGAAATTTTCCCGCTTCCATAACTGGCATTTGGTTCACCAATGGCTGGGAGCGGATCTCGATCAAAATCTGGGGATGGCTCCAGCTCAATGGGAAGATTTCTTTAATCAATTGGCTCCTGAGCAGCAGCAACTGTTCCAACTCAAGCAAGCTGGAGTTGAGGATGCTGAAATTGCTACTGCGATCGGCTGTACTCCCAAACAATTACAAAAGCGCTGGAATAAATTGCTGGAATTGGCTTGGAAGGCTCGTAATCAGGCTAACGCCTAA